In one Rattus rattus isolate New Zealand chromosome 16, Rrattus_CSIRO_v1, whole genome shotgun sequence genomic region, the following are encoded:
- the Gtpbp6 gene encoding putative GTP-binding protein 6 → MRRAVLLVCHCFTHPGARARAMLFPRVAALPGIWLLRVRRVQHALSLAGTLPRPVRAVSAGSRALGSVWASDGPVRGGGREDPREDEEEEDELLRVPPLLPFDAQRVCVLHPDVKRPAGKTPRSTAEWQVAEAAALVRALPGWSVARTLVVSSAAPGSRQVFGKGNFRDLTEKIRGCQDITSVFLNVERMTPQTQKELETAWGLRVFDRFTLVLHIFRCNARTREARMQLALAEIPLLRSSVSGDSEQQDQQGWGSRYIMGSGESFSELRARALRDRELRLRRVLERLRDKRRLMRKERVRREFPVVSVVGYTNCGKTTLIRALTGEATLQPQDQPFATLDVTVHEGRLPSRLRVLYMDTIGFLSQLPHSLIHAFSATLEDVAYSDVLVHVTDVSHPDAELQKATVLSTLRGLGLRPALLESAVEVHSKVDLVPGHTTPCSGALAVSAVSGRGLDELKAALEASVLRATGRQLLTIRVRLGGPQLGWLYKEAVVQQVQELPEGGAAHVTVVITQAAYGRFQKLFPTDITSDPHTD, encoded by the exons ATGCGCCGTGCTGTCCTTCTTGTCTGTCACTGCTTCACCCACCCCGGTGCGCGCGCACGCGCCATGCTGTTCCCTCGCGTCGCCGCGCTCCCGGGCATCTGGCTCCTGCGTGTGCGGCGTGTCCAACACGCTCTGAGCCTCGCGGGGACCCTGCCACGTCCCGTCCGCGCTGTCAGCGCCGGGAGCCGGGCATTGGGGAGCGTGTGGGCATCAGACGGGCCCGTGCGAGGCGGAGGCCGGGAGGATCCACGTGaggacgaagaggaggaggatgagttGCTCCGCGTACCGCCCCTCCTGCCCTTTGACGCACAGCGCGTGTGCGTCCTGCATCCTGACGTCAAACGCCCGGCCGGAAAAACGCCTCGCAGCACAG CGGAGtggcaggtggcagaggcagccGCGCTCGTGCGCGCGCTCCCGGGATGGTCGGTCGCGCGGACCCTGGTGGTGTCCAGCGCAGCgcctggcagcaggcaggtgtTCGGCAAGGGCAACTTCCGGGACCTGACAG AGAAGATCAGGGGATGCCAGGATATCACATCGGTTTTCCTGAACGTGGAGAGGATGACGCCACAGACCCAG AAGGAGCTGGAGACCGCGTGGGGCTTGCGCGTGTTCGACAGATTCACCTTGGTGCTTCACATCTTCCGCTGCAACGCGCGCACCAGGGAGGCCCGGATGCAGCTGGCGCTGGCCGAGATTCCGCTCCTCAG GTCCTCCGTGAGCGGGGACTCTGAGCAGCAGGATCAGCAAGGCTGGGGCTCCCGGTACATCATGGGGTCAG GTGAGTCGTTCTCGGAACTGCGGGCGCGTGCGCTCAGAGACCGGGAGCTGCGGCTCCGCCGTGTCCTCGAGCGGCTGCGGGACAAGCGGAGGCTGATGCGGAAGGAGCGGGTGCGGCGCGAGTTCCCCGTGGTGTCCGTGGTGGGGTACACCAACTGCG GGAAGACCACGCTCATCCGGGCCCTGACGGGCGAGGCCACTCTACAGCCACAGGACCAGCCGTTCGCAACGCTCGATGTCACGGTGCACGAGGGGCGGCTGCCCTCGCGCCTTCGTGTCCTGTACATGGACACCATTGGCTTCCTGTCCCAGCTGCCGCACAGCCTGATCCACGCCTTCTCTGCCACGCTGGAGGATGTGGCCTACTCG GACGTCCTGGTGCACGTGACCGATGTGAGCCATCCTGACGCAGAACTGCAGAAAGCCACTGTCCTGTCCACACTGCGGGGCCTGGGTCTGCGCCCTGCACTGCTGGAGTCTGCCGTGGAGGTTCACAGCAAGGTGGACCTGGTGCCTGG GCACACCACGCCATGCTCTGGAGCCCTGGCAGTATCTGCAGTCTCAGGGCGTGGGCTGGACGAGCTGAAGGCGGCCCTGGAGGCGTCAGTGCTGCGCGCCACGGGCAGGCAGCTGCTCACGATACGCGTGCGCCTCGGGGGACCCCAGCTTGG GTGGCTCTACAAGGAGGCCGTGGTGCAGCAGGTGCAGGAGCTTCCGGAGGGCGGTGCGGCTCACGTGACCGTCGTCATCACCCAGGCCGCCTATGGCCGGTTCCAGAAGCTGTTCCCCACTGACATCACTTCTGACCCCCACACTGACTGA
- the Plcxd1 gene encoding PI-PLC X domain-containing protein 1, translating into MGDQADWMSQLCPRLWDVPLHHLSIPGSHDTMTYCLNRKSPISRARSRLLHLLGRVLPFLTGPAVMKWAVTQTLDVTRQLDAGVRYLDLRIAHAPGGSARNLCFVHMMYTKALVEDTLTEVAEWLQLHPREVVIVACRDFEGMTREMHDYLVGCIVNIFGDTLCPRGEVPTLGQLWAREQQVLVSYEDEATVSRHDELWPAIPYWWGNAVKTDALLQFLETKKGHGRPGGLFVAGINVTENLCYVLLHPGDSLEEMTRRSVPLTTQWVRAQQPGQRPHCTNIIAGDFVGADGFVSDVISLNQKLVSP; encoded by the exons ATGGGAGACCAGGCGGACTGGATGTCGCAGCTGTGCCCGCGGCTGTGGGACGTCCCATTGCACCACCTGTCCATCCCAG GGAGCCACGACACGATGACGTACTGCCTGAACCGTAAGTCTCCGATCTCCCGCGCACGCTCGCGGCTGCTGCACTTGCTGGGCCGGGTCCTGCCATTCCTCACCGGGCCCGCGGTGATGAAATGGGCGGTGACGCAG ACCCTGGACGTGACGCGGCAGCTGGATGCAGGTGTGAGGTACCTGGACCTGCGGATCGCGCATGCGCCGGGGGGCTCCGCACGGAACCTGTGCTTTGTGCACATGATGTACACGAAGGCGCTGGTGGAG GACACCCTCACCGAGGTAGCCGAGTGGCTGCAGCTGCACCCACGCGAGGTGGTCATCGTGGCCTGCAGGGACTTCGAGGGGATGACGCGCGAGATGCACGACTACCTCGTGGGCTGCATCGTGAACATTTTCGGGGACACGCTGTGTCCCAGAGGG GAAGTCCCCACCCTGGGGCAGCTGTGGGCGCGCGAGCAGCAGGTCCTTGTGTCGTACGAGGACGAGGCCACGGTCAGCCGCCATGATGAGCTGTGGCCCGCGATCCCATACTGGTGGGGCAACGCGGTGAAGACCGATGCGCTGTTGCAGTTCCTGGAGACCAAGAAGGGCCATGGACGCCCAG GTGGCCTGTTCGTTGCTGGCATCAACGTCACCGAGAACTTGTGCTATGTCCTCCTGCACCCGGGGGACTCCCTGGAGGAGATGACGCGGCGTAGCGTCCCGCTCACCACCCAGTGGGTGCGCGCGCAGCAGCCGGGGCAGCGCCCTCACTGCACCAACATCATCGCGGGCGACTTCGTGGGTGCAGATGGCTTCGTAAGCGACGTCATTAGCTTGAACCAGAAACTAGTGTCTCCCTAA
- the LOC116885619 gene encoding LOW QUALITY PROTEIN: zinc finger protein 431-like (The sequence of the model RefSeq protein was modified relative to this genomic sequence to represent the inferred CDS: inserted 2 bases in 1 codon; substituted 1 base at 1 genomic stop codon), translating to MDAVTYDDVHVNLTREEWALLDPSQKNLYKDVMLETYWNLTAVGYNWGDRNIEEHCQSSRRHGRHKRSSTGEKPSEYTQCGKAFACHRYPQRCETIRTGEKPYEGIQKGESSAHHSSLQMHNIIPLGEKPYKCSQCGKAFSQQSHLQGHKRTHTGEKTYKCNQCDKTFAGHSHLQMHKVTHTGEKTYKCNECGKAFAYPSHLRRHERIHTGEKPYKCNECGKAFAFSTNLRIHKATHTGVKPYKCNECGKSFAHHVFLQMHKVTHTGEKTYKCNQCGKAFAYPSRLRRHESIHTGEKPYKCNECGKAFAFSTNLRVHKATHTGVKPYKCNEYGKAFARHSHLQMHKVTHTGEKTXECGKAFAHHWYLQVHKRIHTGEKPYKCSQCGKAFSQHSHLQGHKRTHTGQKTYKCNQCGKAFACPGDLQVHKRTHTGEKPYECDQCGKAFAYPGDLRRHERIHTGEKPYKCNECGKAFAFSTNLRVHKATHTGVKPYKCNECGKAFARHSHLQMHKVTHTGEKTYKCDQCGKAFAYHSYLHVHKRTHTGEKPYECDQCGKAFVYHGYLQVHKRTHTGEKPYECDQCGKGYSQSGHLRVHTRTHTRKXPYGCNQRGKVFTGRKDLQR from the exons ATG GATGCAGTGACCTATGATGATGTGCATGTGAACTTGACTCGAGAAGAATGGGCTTTGCTGGATCCTTCACAGAAGAATCTCTACaaagatgtgatgctggagacctacTGGAACCTCACTGCTGTAG GCTACAATTGGGGAGACCGTAATATTGAAGAACATTGTCAAAGTTCCAGAAGACATGGAAG GCATAAAAGAAGTtctactggagagaagccctctGAATATactcagtgtggtaaagcctttgcatgtcACAGGTATCCTCAAAGGTGTGAAACAATTcgtactggagagaaaccctatgaaggTATTCAAAAAGGTGAATCCTCTGCACATCACAGTAGTCTCCAAATGCATAATATAATACCTTtgggagagaaaccctacaaatgtagtcagtgtggtaaagccttttcacAACAGAGTCATCTCCAAGGACATAAAAggacacatactggagagaaaacttacaaatgtaatcaatgtgataAAACCTTTGCAGGACACAGCCATCTCCAAATGCATAAAgtaacacatactggagagaaaacttacaaatgtaatgaatgtggtaaagcctttgcatatccTTCTCATCTTCGAAGACATGAAAggattcatactggagagaaaccttacaaatgtaatgaatgtggtaaagcctttgcatttAGCACTAATCTCCGAATACATAAAGCAACACATACTGGAGTGAAGCCCTACAAATGTAACGAATGTGGTAAATCCTTTGCACATCATGTGTTTCTCCAAATGCATAAAgtaacacatactggagagaaaacttacaaatgtaatcagtgtggcaaagcctttgcatATCCTTCTCGTCTTCGAAGACATGAAAgtattcatactggagagaaaccttacaaatgtaatgaatgtggtaaagcctttgcatttAGCACTAATCTCCGAGTACATAAAGCAACACATACTGGAGTGAAGCCCTACAAATGTAACGAAtatggtaaagcctttgcacgaCACAGTCATCTCCAAATGCATAAAgtaacacatactggagagaaaac tgaatgtggtaaagcctttgcacatcATTGGtatctccaagtacataaaagaattcacactggagagaaaccctacaaatgtagtcagtgtggtaaagccttttcacAACACAGTCATCTCCAAGGACATAAAAGGACACATACTGGACAGAAAACTTAcaaatgtaatcagtgtggtaaagcctttgcatgtcCTGGTGATCTTCAAGTACATAAAagaactcacactggagagaaaccctatgaatgtgatcaatgtggtaaagcctttgcatatccTGGTGATCTTCGAAGACATGAAAggattcatactggagagaaaccttacaaatgtaatgaatgtggtaaagcctttgcatttAGCACTAATCTCCGAGTACATAAAGCAACACATACTGGAGTGAAGCCCTACAAATGTAAcgaatgtggtaaagcctttgcacgaCACAGTCATCTCCAAATGCATAAAgtaacacatactggagagaaaactTACAAATGtgatcagtgtggtaaagcctttgcatatcaTAGTTATCTCCACGTACATAAGagaactcacactggagagaaaccctatgaatgtgatcaatgtggtaaagcctttgtatATCATGGTtatctccaagtacataaaagaactcacactggagagaaaccctatgaatgtgatcaatgtggtaaagGCTATTCACAATCAGGTCACCTCCGAGTGCATACAAGAACACATACTAGAAAGTAACCCTATGGATGTAACCAACGTGGTAAAGTCTTTACAGGTCGGAAGGATCTTCAGAGAtag
- the LOC116885667 gene encoding ubiquitin-conjugating enzyme E2 N-like, whose protein sequence is MARLPHRIIKETQRLLAELITGLKAEPDESSACYFHVVIAGPQDSPFEAGTFKLELFLPEEYPMAAPKVGFMTKIYHPNVDKLGKICLDILKDMWSPALQIRTVLLSIQALLRAPNPDDPLANDVAEQCKSNEAQAIETARAWTRLYAMNNI, encoded by the coding sequence ATGGCCAGGCTGCCCCACAGGATCATCAAGGAAACCCAGCGTTTGCTGGCAGAACTAATTACTGGCTTGAAAGCAGAACCAGATGAGAGCAGTGCCTGTTATTTTCATGTGGTCATTGCTGGTCCCCAGGACTCCCCCTTTGAGGCAGGGACATTTAAACTTGAACTATTCCTTCCAGAAGAATACCCAATGGCAGCACCTAAAGTAGGTTTCATGACCAAAATTTATCATCCTAATGTAGACAAATTGGGAAAAATATGTTTAGATATTTTGAAAGATAtgtggtccccagcactgcagatcCGGACAGTTCTGCTGTCAATCCAGGCTTTGTTAAGAGCTCCTAATCCAGATGATCCATTAGCAAACGATGTAGCTGAGCAGTGCAAGAGCAACGAAGCCCAAGCCATAGAAACAGCGAGAGCATGGACGAGGCTCTATGCCATGAACAACATTTAA